In Deltaproteobacteria bacterium, a single genomic region encodes these proteins:
- a CDS encoding TetR/AcrR family transcriptional regulator, whose translation MPRAALSTEQISDFRSRAVECATSLFIEGGMDALTMRGIATELGCSAMTPYRYFENLEEIIAAVRAQAFERFADKQQEAFRSGKGAEHCLLNLKQAYIEFAVAEPELYTIMFQLPREEDQNYPDLITQSRRGFSYLVKATELAVGEGFMAGDPLTIAHVLWANTHGLVSLHLSGKLLMGRSLKDLSEIVLEIPHT comes from the coding sequence ATGCCAAGAGCAGCCCTATCAACTGAGCAAATAAGCGATTTTCGCAGTCGTGCCGTAGAATGTGCCACGTCCTTATTTATTGAAGGTGGCATGGATGCGCTGACGATGCGGGGTATTGCCACTGAGCTTGGTTGCAGCGCCATGACTCCCTACAGGTATTTTGAAAACCTCGAGGAGATTATAGCTGCAGTGCGTGCGCAGGCTTTCGAGCGGTTTGCAGACAAACAGCAAGAGGCTTTTAGAAGCGGCAAAGGTGCGGAACACTGTCTTCTCAATTTGAAACAAGCTTATATTGAATTTGCAGTGGCTGAACCTGAGCTTTACACGATTATGTTTCAGTTGCCCCGCGAAGAAGACCAGAATTATCCCGACTTGATAACCCAAAGCCGTAGAGGCTTTTCATATTTGGTGAAGGCTACAGAGTTGGCCGTTGGAGAGGGCTTCATGGCTGGAGACCCGCTGACCATCGCGCACGTTCTTTGGGCCAACACACATGGCTTGGTGTCACTGCATCTCTCGGGAAAGCTCTTGATGGGCCGCAGCCTGAAAGACCTCTCAGAAATCGTTCTTGAAATCCCACACACATAA
- a CDS encoding ATP-dependent DNA helicase RecQ, translating to MTFAPDSGQSISISQSLELEAGLARFGFQEFRPGQREAVEILLEKKKLLLVAPTGGGKSLTYQLPASLLPGTTVVISPLIALMHDQVQALEEKGIAATFLASTLSSEQARERMRNMAQGAYKLVYVAPERLNFPGFRSLVQKLDCPLIAIDEAHCISEWGHDFRPEYMRIGEFISEMPHAAILACTATATPFVRDEILARLGLGSDTPQLIKGFARPNLALRAMDTTGKKDRNKQVDRLLRQALRDPGSDEGTAIIYAPTRKATEQEALRLAESGWRAAPYHAGLGPRVREDTGRAFKSGELQLVVATNAFGMGIDRGDVRAVIHLAPPGSMEAYYQEVGRAGRDGEDAFGLLLTSASDMPLRRHLLERGSDGEVPPQQVVEHKWNLFLELMRWAEGGSCRHDAILRYFGDHAESLDGCGRCDVCLSLEQQPDQDSDEVTLYVRKALSGVARVHGRFGLRAAAQLLSGKKEKRLISSGLSETKTFGILSQHSEEWNMKLLRRCVTAGWVSFIGGDRPLAVLTEDGISVMKGERPGHLLLPPLASHGHIHRSETPEERKDRRSERLSAGTLQGDAIDLFEALREYRLEQAKSQGVPPYVVASDRTLRDLAMLKPRNMDELKLAHGIGPAKAERYGSGFLSVIQRFLSN from the coding sequence ATGACATTCGCGCCTGATTCAGGACAAAGTATCAGCATATCTCAAAGCCTTGAGCTTGAGGCTGGACTTGCGCGTTTTGGTTTCCAAGAGTTTCGTCCAGGCCAGCGCGAAGCTGTGGAGATTCTGCTCGAGAAAAAGAAGCTACTTTTGGTGGCACCTACAGGCGGTGGTAAGAGTTTAACCTATCAGTTACCGGCCAGCTTACTTCCCGGAACCACCGTTGTGATATCGCCATTGATTGCTCTAATGCATGACCAAGTCCAAGCACTGGAAGAAAAAGGTATTGCGGCTACTTTTCTTGCCTCGACTTTAAGCTCTGAGCAAGCGCGCGAACGTATGCGCAATATGGCACAAGGTGCTTATAAGCTGGTTTACGTCGCGCCTGAACGACTTAACTTTCCTGGGTTTCGCAGTTTGGTACAAAAGCTCGATTGTCCTTTGATTGCAATCGATGAAGCACATTGTATCAGTGAATGGGGCCACGACTTTAGGCCCGAGTATATGCGCATCGGCGAGTTTATCAGTGAGATGCCTCACGCGGCGATTCTTGCTTGTACTGCCACGGCAACACCTTTCGTGCGCGATGAAATTCTTGCACGTCTTGGTTTAGGATCGGATACGCCGCAACTTATCAAAGGTTTCGCCCGGCCGAACCTGGCTCTGCGCGCGATGGATACCACTGGTAAAAAAGACCGCAACAAGCAAGTGGATAGGCTTTTGCGACAAGCTCTTCGCGACCCAGGCAGTGATGAGGGTACTGCGATTATTTATGCGCCCACGCGTAAAGCGACGGAGCAAGAGGCTTTACGCTTGGCTGAGTCTGGCTGGCGAGCTGCTCCTTATCATGCGGGGCTGGGCCCACGAGTCCGGGAGGACACAGGGCGCGCGTTTAAGTCGGGCGAGCTTCAACTGGTGGTTGCTACGAATGCGTTTGGAATGGGTATCGACCGCGGCGATGTGCGGGCGGTGATTCACTTAGCACCTCCAGGGTCGATGGAAGCTTATTATCAAGAAGTGGGGCGCGCTGGGCGAGATGGTGAAGATGCGTTTGGGCTGCTGCTTACTTCCGCAAGTGACATGCCGCTTCGTCGTCACCTTCTTGAGCGAGGCTCTGATGGCGAAGTACCACCGCAACAAGTGGTGGAGCATAAGTGGAATCTCTTTTTGGAATTGATGCGATGGGCCGAAGGTGGAAGCTGCCGCCATGATGCGATTTTACGATATTTTGGGGATCATGCAGAAAGCCTTGATGGCTGCGGCCGGTGCGATGTTTGCTTGAGCCTAGAACAACAGCCGGACCAAGACTCTGATGAGGTCACGCTCTATGTGCGTAAAGCATTGAGCGGCGTCGCACGCGTGCATGGCCGCTTTGGTTTACGTGCAGCTGCGCAGCTTTTGAGTGGCAAAAAAGAAAAACGACTGATCAGCTCAGGATTGAGCGAAACAAAGACCTTTGGGATTTTGAGTCAGCATTCAGAAGAGTGGAATATGAAACTCTTACGGAGATGTGTCACCGCCGGATGGGTAAGCTTTATCGGCGGCGACAGGCCTCTTGCCGTGCTTACCGAGGATGGGATTTCAGTCATGAAGGGTGAGCGCCCCGGTCATTTACTGCTGCCGCCTCTTGCATCCCATGGGCATATTCACCGCAGCGAGACGCCGGAAGAGCGCAAGGACCGTCGTTCGGAGCGCCTTTCAGCGGGAACCTTACAGGGTGATGCCATCGACTTGTTCGAGGCGCTGCGTGAATACCGTCTTGAACAAGCTAAGAGTCAGGGCGTGCCACCTTATGTGGTCGCAAGCGATCGTACCTTGCGTGACCTCGCGATGCTTAAGCCTCGAAATATGGATGAGCTAAAACTTGCTCACGGTATTGGACCTGCCAAAGCTGAGCGTTATGGCTCAGGTTTTCTTTCAGTCATACAACGGTTTCTGAGCAACTAA